A segment of the Triticum urartu cultivar G1812 chromosome 1, Tu2.1, whole genome shotgun sequence genome:
CCGGAAGTTTCCATGGTGTTCTAGGCTGTTAGGTCGAAACTCTCCCCCTCTTTCCGTCTCCCAGAAAGTTCGATCGAATCTCACCGTGTTGCGTTCCACGCACATTCCACCTCTGCTGCCTGCTCGCTACCCGTTCTGAGGGTTCGAAATCCCCAAATCTTCTCGCGGATCAGCGGGGGCCGTCGGCGACGAGCGCGAGGAGGACATGTCCTACCTGCTGCCACACCTGCACTCGGGATGGGCGGTGGACCAAGCCATCCTCGCCGAGGAGGAGAGGCTGGTCATCATCCGCTTCGGCCACGATTGGGACGAGACATGCATGCAGGTACGGGCCATCGATCCCCTGACGAACCCTACCTTTCAGTAATCGATTGCGTCTGGACTTACGCCGGGTGAATTGTTTAGAGTCGAGTCGATATTGGATTTGGTCGTAGCCTTGTAGGGGTCATGGATTCGTGAAATTTCGCTGATTGGGTTTACGGATACTGATAGATTAGGTAGGGTTTAGGGATCAGAATCACCCAAGATCCGAGTCTCTTGCTGATACTTACAAGAACTGTGGCTTCCTAGGCACTCTCCAACTGTCCATCCTAGTGAACGTGCCATCAGCATTTTCCTCGTCAAAGCCTCAAAAAACACATGGACGTTGTGTCTGGACTTACGCTGGATCAATTGTTTGGAGTCGATATTGGATTTGGTTGTCGGGGTCATGGATTCATGAAATTTGAACGGTTGGGTTTACGGATACTGATAGTTTAGACAAGGTTTAGGGATTAGAATATAAGAACTGTGGTTCCCTAGGTACTGTCCGAGTGTCCATGCTAGTGAATGGGCCTGCAGCTCATAGCCTCTTTAGTCTCTACAGCAAGAGCAGAAGTGCATGGGATGTGGTGCACAAGTTTTCTAAACAAAACTGAAAACAAAAGCACTATGACCTGTCCTATACCTGAGTAACCTGACAGCACAACCCTGACAAAGTTGAGCTGTGGAGGTCCATGAGCAACTTGTTTTGATGTTTCatgcaaaaaataaaataacCATTGTCTGTTATTGATTGCAGTTTCTGCTAATCCACCTTATTGAATCCATTCTGACTCGCTGCTTGTTCATGTCCAGATGGATGAAGTGCTATCAGGTGTGGCTGAGACCATAAAGAACTTTGCAGTGATCTACCTTGTTGACATCACCGAGGTTCCTGATTTCAACACCATGTACGAGTTGTATGACCCGTCCACGGTGATGTTCTTCTTCCGGAACAAGCACATCATGATTGATCTTGGGACAGGAAACAACAACAAGATCAACTGGGCCATGAAAGACAAGCAAGAGTTCGTCGACATTGTGGAGACTGTGTACAGGGGAGCCCGGAAGGGCCGTGGTCTGGTGATTGCTCCAAAGGATTACTCCACCAAGTACCGTTACTAAGCCACTTGTGTCTGGCTGCTCATGTGCTATTTCTAGCGTATTCTGTCTGGTAAAATGTCTGATCACCGGTTAGGCCGGTGACCATTGATGCGAACTGTGAAGTATGCCAGCTTATCCAGTGTTGTATCTTGGCATCTCATAAGCATCTGTAAAATCCTTGATGATTGTTCGAAATGCTCGACACAGAATATGTTGGCATGGGTATGACCAATAAAACTAGTACTCCTTTATTTTGTGTTGCTGAATCCTATTTTGTGTTTTGATTCTTCCTTTCTTTTTGGGTTCCGATGATTGCCACACGTGTGGTGTATCGGATAGTTGTGCCACACGTCTCGTGTGGCATGGACAGCAACCAGCCCACACACCTATGTGTGGGCAAAACAACTAATGTCCATATACATCTTTTTTTCCCTCCTGAACCCTCTCACATGCGTGCGTGTGGGCGAAGTTGATAACGTTCACATGCCCGTATGTCAGGCCTCGTACCTTTCTGGTCCCGCACGCGACGCGTGACGCCCACCGCGCGCCCGTAGTTGCCATGGTCCAGACCCTCGTCCATGTTCGGTTATctgcagttgccatgtcgctgaactacggttgccatgtcggacaactgcagttgtcatggttgctcaactgcagttgccatgtatggtctgaTCTAATGTAGTTGCCATGATTTCATAACTTTAGAAGTTGCCACATACTAACACTAGGCAGTTAACATTTCCGTTCTTTTTTGATGAACGTTCTTGTAGATTGATTCCACGCACTGGAATCTTCATGTGTGTGTTTTTAACACCACAGGAATCTTCATGTTGGTAACACCTCGCTGAGATTGTGTTTCATCTAGAGCACATGTCGCCATGGGTTCCTGAAGCATTGATCTGCCGTGCTAATAATTATTGACTGTTCTCTTTTGCTCAAGATTGCCTACACGTGAGCGTATGCAATACTGTTAATTAGGCTTGATTGTGTTGTCGATTCACAAAGCTCCAATTTAACGGAGAAAGGTGAATATCGTAGCTCGTAGTTGTACTGATCACGACCTAGTAATTTATCTCTTGAACCATACAGGAGAGTTGTATTCGTAATTTATCTCTTGAACCATATAAGAGAGTTGTATTCATTGAACCACACAGGAGAGTTGTATTCGTAATTTATCTCTTGAACCATATAATTTTGTTTTACGAAATTGTGCTAAAAAACACTaatttttttcatattttttttgcaaaaaacacTGCTTGCTCGTTTGAACCGTTTTAAGTGCATTTATGACAAGGGGGGCCCGCATCCGTCAACGTGGCAGCACTATTCACACGGCAACGCCGTTAGACGGTGTTACACGCCGCTGGCGCACCGGTTCGAGCCGAGCGGGTCAAACACCCCCGAAGCGGTGCAGGCCCACCCCCAGCCCTCACTCTCTCTTTGTACTAAACGTTGCTCCGCCGCCCTCTCCCACATCCCCGACCGCCGTCGCCGCTGCGTCGCCATGGTGTCCTGGTCTGATGACGCCAGCAGCGACAACTCTCACCAGTACGCCGACTCAGCTTCGGACGAGGGCATCATCAAGGTGAGTTGCTCGAGCTcaagctagggttagggttagggttgcGATTTGGGGATTTTTCTGTTGAGCCTTGATTTGAAGTTTTGTTGCCTTTTCTTTGCACCTCCAGATCCCTGAGACCATGGATGACTCCGATTTCGAGGGCACTCAACCTGACGTTTTGTGCAATGAACACTCCCTGCCAGCAGAGAGGCTTGTTGCTTTCCAGGGCATCCATACTGGCAGGAGGTTCCTTGCTTGTGCTGTGAAGGTATGTGCCAAATTTATGCTAATCTGGTCATTATTTAGTACTAACTTTATAGTTAGCAGATCTGGTGTGCTAGTTGTTCAGTGAGGTAATTGTTTATATGTGAGCATATGCACATTATTGTCAGCAGATCTGCCATGTTAGTTAGGTTGTTAATTAGTTATGTATTTTCTGTGATAGTGGTGGGTTAGTAAGGTCATTGTTTATATGCCAGTATGTGCATAGGGTTGGGGGCACTGATTGAGACTTGTTACTTTATAGCATGTGGATTAGTGAGCACTGTAATTGTTCAACTCACTGTGTCATATAGCTACCTCATACCTGTTTTTTAACTCATTGTGTTACTTTATAACTGTTTGTTACTTTATAGCATGTGGATTAGTGAGCACTTTACACCATTTGTTACTTTATAGCATTGTGTTACAAGTAACACATGTTTAACACTAATATTACAGGAGGGAAAAAACTGTGGGCTGGTTGAATGGGTTGATCCAATTTGGCCAGCTACAATGGAGAATGCATTGACCAAGTTGTGGGATAAGTATGAAGAGTGCAGAAGGAGCAAGATTGAGGACAATCTGGAAAGCTCATTTGTTGTTCACAACCTGACACAACAGAAGATCAAGCTGCAGGCAAGTTATGAGAGGTTGGTTGAAGATGTCAACGGCCTCTTGGATGCCCAAGAGCAGAGGGCTCAGATGGAGAGAGGTAAGATGCAGAACAAACCTGATGAGAGCAAGCTACAGGAGAAGTATGGCATGCTCAAGAACCTGACAGTTGCTCAAGCCAATGTCATTAGGAACATGAAGTTGAAGCTTGCTAAAGAGAAGATTAAGTTGCAGGCCCACATTGATGAGCTTGAGAAGGTTGTGGAGCAGACCAAGCTGAAGCTGAATGGGATTAAGGCCATCTTAGATGAATGAGCAGTATAATGTAATATGCTGCTTATTAGTACCACCAGCATGGTTATGGGATGATGAGTACTATAATTATGGTTATGTAATGACTACTATTAGATGAATGATCTAGTAATATCTGAAATATGGTTATGTAATGTACCTATTTAGCATTAAGCACTATCCTGTAATATGGTACTTATTAGTTATGGTTATGTATGGATCTTCTAGTTATGTAGACTCGCTTGGTTGGAGCAGACCAAGCTGAAGCTAAATCTGATGTTGTTGGTTGGTTTTGTCAATGCCGAGAGACCCTAGACTCACTTGCTAGTTTTGTCGATGCTGAGAGACCCTAGACTCACTTTGGTGGGTTTTGTCGATGCTGAGAGACCCTAGACTCACTTTGGTGGGTTTTGTCGATGACGAGAGACCCTACACTCACTTGGTTTGGTTTATCGACGCCGAGTGACCCTAGACTCACTTTGGGGTTTTTCGACGCCGAGTGACCCTAGACTCACTTTGGTGGGTTTCTTGACGCCGAGTGACCCTAGACTCACTTTGGGGGTTTTCGATGCCGAGTGACCCTATACTCACTTTGGTGGGTTTCTCGACGTCGAGTGACCCTAGACTCACTTTGGTGGGTTTCTGAGTGACCCTAGACTCACTTTGGTGGGGTTTTCGACGCCGAGTGACCCTAGACTCACTTTGGTGGGTTTTTCGATGCCTAGTGACCCTAGACTCACTTTGGTGGGTTTTTCGACGCCGAGTGACCCTAGACTCACTTTGGTGGGTTTTTCGACGCGGAGTGACCCTAGACTCACTTTGGTGGGTTTTTCGACGCCGAGTGACCCTAGACTCACTTTGGTGGGGTTTTCGACGCCGAGTGACCCTAGACTCACTTTGGGGGTTTTCGACGCCGAGTGACCCTAGACTCACTTTGGGGGTTTTCGACGCCGAGGGACCCTAGAATCATAGTAAGCATCATCATCACCAGAATCACCAGCATCACAACCAACAAACTAAACATCTAGTCCATCCAAAGGCAACATATAAAATAAACATCCAAGACAGCCAACATTGTCAAGTTCTCACATCCATCCATGCCAACATTTAAGATAAACATACAAGTTCTCACAGCCAATAATGGTTCAAAGCCAACATAGGCATCATAGGTTCtgaatgttggggaacgtagtaatttcaaaaaaaaatcctacgcacacgcaagatcatggtgatgcgtagcaacgagaggggagagtgttgtccacgtaccctcgtagaccgaaagcggaagtgttagcacaacgcggttgatatagtcgtacgtcttcatgatccgaccgatcaagtaccgaacgtacggcacctccgagttcagcacacgttcggcccgatgacgtccctcgaactccgatccagccgagtgttgagggagagtttcgtcagcacgacggcttggtgacgatgttgatgttctaccgacgcagggcttcgcctaagcaccgctacagtattatcgaggtggactatggtggagggggcaccgcacacggctaaagatcaacttgatcaattgttgtctaTATGGGGtgtccccctgcccccgtatataaaggagcaaggggggtgcggccggccagggagagggcgcgccaggaggagtcctactcccaccgggagtaggactcccccctttcctagttggaataggattcgagagaaggaaagagagaggggaagaaggaaagaggggcccggcccccttgccctaaaccaattcggtttgggccttggggggggggtgccccactctccccttgcttccctctatttccactaaggcccatgtaggcccattaagcccccggggggttccggtaacctcccggtactccggtaaaatcccgatttcacccggaacacttccgacatccaaacataggcttccaatatatcaatcttcatgtctcgaccatttcgagactcctcagcatgtccttgatcacatccgggactccgaacaatcttcggcacatcaaaacatataaactcataatataactgtcatcgtaacgttaagcgtgcggaccctacgggttcgagaactatgtagacatgaccgagacacttttccggtc
Coding sequences within it:
- the LOC125508798 gene encoding thioredoxin-like protein YLS8, which encodes MSYLLPHLHSGWAVDQAILAEEERLVIIRFGHDWDETCMQMDEVLSGVAETIKNFAVIYLVDITEVPDFNTMYELYDPSTVMFFFRNKHIMIDLGTGNNNKINWAMKDKQEFVDIVETVYRGARKGRGLVIAPKDYSTKYRY